One Gigantopelta aegis isolate Gae_Host chromosome 1, Gae_host_genome, whole genome shotgun sequence genomic region harbors:
- the LOC121371847 gene encoding tripartite motif containing 13-like: MAAAQESIEVDCQICMLRFSNEASHRPRSLPCGHSLCHDCLGRHIGQTITGTTFQCPFCRTAIQVRHTSQEGYDSLAEQFPVNFLLAETIEHIDNRQIQNTTAQLKTDFGDLKMICQSAGYKMENENHRYLSKLDLSVAQTTADINNAADKLIQEFTAAVRGNQEKMMNRLGVDHESARGRIEEAGKKTKTLLSEPQNYLKCNEKLFTSESLTKSQIKENIDQIQQLKKILNDYLATSMFGVQHPEITFTKHVNTTDNFAANIGTINVTDEQTDLSLGAKSKDEQTVPKDLSLGPESKDEQTVPKVVGTNQTSDKLKLVKVINTKGETSPDLASVDVLNIQDSVKIVVADNANSCIKCYNYDDGTLHGVCKTSGKPRGLTKLGNGNQVVVTIPTRRQIIFVKVDSIITATKTVHIGKVYSRITQLPDSSLAVSVWASDPGCVDIRLERLCDQVYIRPSTRAWVSHITGRFFVSYVLQIYM, from the exons ATGGCCGCTGCTCAAGAATCCATTGAAGTTGATTGTCAGATCTGCATGCTGAGATTCAGCAATGAGGCTAGCCACAGGCCGAGGTCTCTGCCCTGTGGTCACTCACTGTGTCATGACTGCCTGGGACGACACATCGGTCAGACGATCACAGGGACAACATTCCAGTGTCCTTTCTGCAGGACAGCCATTCAAGTGAGACACACCAGTCAGGAAGGATATGACTCCTTGGCCGAACAGTTTCCTGTCAATTTCTTGCTGGCAGAAACCATCGAACACATCGACAATAGACAAATCC aaAACACCACAGCTCAGCTAAAAACGGACTTCGGTGACCTCAAGATGATCTGCCAGTCAGCAGGGTACAAAATGGAAAATGAGAATCATCGTTACCTCTCCAAGCTGGACCTCAGCGTAGCACAGACAACGGCCGACATCAACAACGCAGCAGATAAACTGATACAAGAGTTCACGGCCGCAGTCCGCGGCAACCAGGAGAAAATGATGAACCGGCTTGGAGTTGATCACGAAAGTGCCAGAGGTAGAATAGAGGAAGCCGGTAAAAAGACTAAGACATTGCTCAGTGAACCTcagaattatttaaaatgtaatgaaaaaCTGTTCACTTCAGAATCCTTGACCAAATCCCAAATTAAAGAGAACATAGACCAAATTCAACAACTAAAGAAAATTTTGAATGATTATTTGGCCACATCCATGTTCGGGGTTCAGCATCCGGAAATAACTTTCACGAAACATGTCAACACCACAGACAACTTTGCTGCTAATATAGGCACAATAAATGTGACAGACGAACAGACTGACTTATCGCTAGGTGCCAAGTCTAAAGATGAACAGACAGTCCCAAAGGACTTATCGCTAGGTCCCGAGTCTAAAGATGAACAGACAGTCCCAAAGGTCGTAGGAACAAACCAGACAAGCGACAAACTCAAACTGGTCAAGGTCATAAATACTAAAGGCGAAACGAGTCCCGATCTGGCATCAGttgatgttttaaatatacaggACTCTGTCAAAATAGTCGTAGCCGATAACGCCAACTCGTGTATTAAGTGCTACAACTATGATGATGGCACACTTCATGGTGTTTGTAAAACCAGCGGTAAACCACGTGGCCTTACGAAACTTGGTAATGGTAACCAGGTGGTCGTAACGATACCGACGCGCAGACAGATAATATTTGTGAAGGTAGACAGTATCATCACCGCCACAAAGACCGTCCATATAGGGAAAGTCTACTCTAGGATAACCCAGTTACCCGATTCCAGTCTGGCCGTCAGCGTGTGGGCCTCTGACCCCGGTTGTGTAGACATTAGACTTGAACGGTTATGTGATCAGGTCTATATCAGACCTTCCACCAGGGCCTGGGTATCTCACATCACTGGGCGATTCTTTGTTAGTTATGTCCTACAAATATACATGTGA